The following DNA comes from Rosa rugosa chromosome 5, drRosRugo1.1, whole genome shotgun sequence.
CAAGAGCCCAGTCAAGTGGAATACTTCCGACCTGATTTGCAACCCTGATTCTGGTATAGGAGTAATGGCAATCAAATAAGATTCATGTGCACAAAGTCAAATGTAAATAATACGCAGAAACACAAAATAATCCAGTGGGTGAATGATTAACTAAGCCATGAGGCAGAAGAGTTATTATATAGAAAAACAAACTGCATCAAGTCGGTCTTGTCTGTAATCGAGGGTATACAATTCTGCAGTAAAATGAGTATACCTTTCATCATCCAAAGAGATTCCAAGACTGTCATGAAGTAAGGCCACAGAATATGCTGAAGAGAAGCAATACTGCAGCAAAGCTTCTTCATCAAATGCTTGATATCTCTTCTTTAATTTTGACCAATCATCTCCACAGAATTGTTGTCCAGCAATCATCAGATTAGAAAGAAATGCCCTTGGGCCCAAACCAAAGAACTAAGCAAGCAGTAAAAAAGGAGGGCGTAAGAAACACAATATTAAATGCATCAGTTGAGTTAGTGACTTAGTGTATACACTCTtaacagaaatttaaaaaaaaaaaaacaaaaaatatcatcgttacTTCCCCCAAATGaaaattagatcaaaattgCTTAACAAATTAATACTTAATAAACTGATGATGCTGAAGCATGGAGAGGATAAAACCTTGGATGTGTGAAAGAAATTTTCTGTAGCCAGAAACTTCCCCTGAAGCTTTGGTGTGAAAGTTGATCCTATATTGCAGGGTTGATATAAACATTTATCTGATACCAGGCAAAGAGATAATCATTGTCAAAACAAAGCGAAAAGAAAATCTATTGCACACAAATATGGCAGTAAAGTGAAGGAGGGTATAACCTTTTCCTTTTTGCAACatcatgtttgcagcagatctGCACTCAGAAAAATTGCCCCTCGATTGCAGCGCAGATAAGTATTCATTCTTCTCACCCAACGAACTTGGTGAAAGCTTTGAAGACTCCATTTTATATGAATATCCTTTAGGAGTGCAAGGATCTATTATCATTCTATTCTGAAGTGCTTCTGAAGCTGCATTAAGAGAGGGAGATGTTAGAAATCTAGGAAAATAGTCTGAAGCTGCATTAATAGGGGGAAATGTTAGAAATCCAGGAAAATAGCATGTTATGACAGAGGCAGAACAACAACTACGTCAAACATGAATCTAACAACAGGAGGAATCGACAGCCGAATCAAATTGTAACAATCATTTCCAACCACCTTTAAGTATGGCCTATAAAGTTGTTTCAATATGGTTGTGTAAAATGGAAGAGAGGGAGGGAGTATGAAAAACCAAAGATATGCTGTGTCCCAGTGGCCAGTAAGTCCAATCAGGCCAAATTCCTCTTAAAATGAAGAGCCGATAAAAACGTAGGCAGTTCATACCACCAGTGTAATAGCATTGACCTTTTTGTATAAAATATAAATCCAAACTGTGGTATACTATTTCTAGAATTTTTAAATTGCCACTTGTAACAATCAGCCATAGAAGAATTGAACCAGCAGAAATTCATTCCACTAAAATATACAGACAGATTCTAGTATGATAGACAAGTAAAAACCATATCCCAAATTATGTGCATAATAAAGAGATGTCAAGTTAATGGTTGCCAGACTCGCAAGACTAAATTGGAATTCAATATGAGTCATGACAAGGACAAGTAACTTAAGTTTAATGGCATAAAAATAAGTGCAGAATGCACAGCTTTTCAATATTATTTACCTGAGCTGAAGTCTCCTAATGCAAGTGCTTCCTTCAACGATTCATATGCAACATTCTGCAGTATCAAACTAGTTAGAACTTAAACCCATAATATAGCAccttaataaaaaaaagtatttcCACTATTCCATTTGTCTAATAAATATGAACAAATTGAACCTGGCCATAATGAAGAAAGCTGTGACTGTAGAGATTGTAGGTGACATTTCCAACTTTGACAGGATGCGCAAACTGCGGAGACATTGGCTCACTTGAAACAAATGTCACCTGAAACATAATCAAAACAATTCTGtgaataaaaggaaaaaaaaaaacaattattcCCAACAGCACTAAGCAAGTATCACAGTGTTCCGgcttttttattatatttttagtGATTGTCAATGACAAATGGCTAATCTTATTcgctagaagaaaaaaaaaaccacattcATAAAGCATGACTTTTCTCTGATTTGTTGTGATGTATTACATGGTTTGGCAAAGACTATGATTCTGAGAGCAGAATTCCAAATTTACAAATGAAAAGCAAATTAATATAACTAAACCTGAGCAGAAGCGCCGCCAAGTTCAATAATCCCAATTGTCTTCAGAGGATCACCACCAAGAGTTCCAAGGGCATGGTTTGCAACAACCCACGCATATAGTCCTTCGTCAGAACCTACATCAACCATAATTTTCAGCACCACGCTTCTAGAAAATAGCTCAGAAAATTCAATAAGTATATGGACATTACAATTGTATAATAAAACTAGCCACACATCTGCTTCTTAACTACACATTTGAGGCAAACATACAATAAGAAACAACGAAACATGTAGGCTTAGCTTATAATATATGAACTTGTAAACTGTTAATCTAGTAAACATACAATCAACTATGCACATTGTGGCTTACATTCAATTCTAGCACTTGAACTTGGCTCATTTCATACAATGCCACTCAAACTAAGCCACATAACTCCATCGAAAAACCGAAACATAATTCACAAAGGCAAATTATATAGCATTTCCCTTGCAAATACCTGTAATGACTGAAGCCCACTCGTCCTGAAACTTAAACCCGGAGCTCCTCAACACCTTTCTGCAAGACTCCAGAATCCGACTCTGAACATCCAAATCCAGCAGCCGGAGCCCCGCTGTGGCCATAAGCCTAACCTCCGTGTTCCCCCACTGCTGCTTCGGAACCCTCCCCTTGGCAAACTCAATAAGCTCCTTCAACGACCCGCCCGCCGCTTTCGGATCCTCCGCAAACGACGACAGCCCCGGGTTGACCCGCAGCGACGCCAACCCGTCCTTGCCGAAATCGAACACGGCGTAATTGGCGGCGTCGACTCCGTACCCGAACACGTGGATTCGGGTGCCCGTACTGCCGCCGTCGATCACAATCCCGTAGCGCTTCGAATTTCTGGAGCTTCTGGTGAAGAAGAGGAGATAGCAGAGGACGAGAGCGGTGGCGATGGTGACGGAGGCGAGGATTACGAAGCTTGATCTGGTGCTCTGCTTGGGGCTGCGGGAGAAGAGATTGGATCGGGTGCTGGGCCGGATTTGGAGCTTGACCGGATCCATATCGTCGTCGGTAGGTTTAGAACTGGTGTCCCCTTTACGGGCGTGCAGTCGTCGCATGAAAAGGTTAAGAATCGGCGCGTGAGGATGAAACGAGAGTCATGTGGCGAAAACGGTGTCGTTGTTAGGGTTTGGGATtgaaatcgaaatcgaaatcgGAAAATGTGGATCGGAGACGGAGAGGGCACTTATCGAAGGAGAAGTctcgccctctctctctctctctctctatccctGTGTTTCTGTTTCCTCTGGAAAACAACGACCTTTTTTGATTTTGCGCGTTAGCTCTTTCGGTTCGGGTTCGAATGTCCACGTGTCCGCTCCTGATTCTGTCTTTACTATTTCCCGGTTTGgccgctttttttttttcttaaaaaaaaaaaaacaagtaaatGTTTTCCCCTCCAAAATCAAGGTTTATACACACTCTTCTCTTGTTGTTAGGGTTTTGGTCTGGTGGAGTTGGGTGGTTCTGGATCTTGTCTTTGTAAAGAATGAAGGAGAGGAGTTTGATGTACGTGAACGTGTTCAAAGTTCTTTGTTACTAACTCTCATCGcctctttttttaataatttgagTTAATTTTTTCAACTTAAGTGTCGTGAACTTGTGATCTCGATTTTGCCTTTAGAAATAAGCGGTGAATGTTGTATTCGCTTTTCCATGCATTGATGGCACGACTAATCAAATCGTGGTTGCGATAACAAACAAGATGGTCAGTTGACTCGGTTCTTTGTTGTTTAGCTAGGGTTGTCTTCTTAAAGATGATATGTGCTTCATATAATGCTTCAATATGTAAGTCTCGATGATATTTGTAGTTGAtcttcaaattttattttatcttttttttttcttttttttttttttttttttttttacaatagaGGGGAAACAAACTAATGATGCCTAATTCTATCTCAATTTCCAACTTCCCCTCACTTGGGCTAATCCCAAGAGCTTATCTCTAATTTTATATACTCAAGTGCTTCAATGTGTTAGTCATGATGATATTTGAAGTTTATGTGCTCAAGTGTTCCACATACGATTGTATTACTTTGTAAGTGACTGCTTTGAGTTTTATATAATGTCTCATTATGATAGTTTCACAGATCTGTGATTAAATGTTATTGTGCTAACTTCGTGTCGTGTTGAAGTTGTGTTGTGCGTGAATCACATGTCACAAATATTTTTGATTATGATGGACTAATTAACAGGCCAAGCCCAATAGGTTCATGacttttcagaaattaaagccaGTAGTGAGTTTGTTGATATAAT
Coding sequences within:
- the LOC133708613 gene encoding probable apyrase 6 isoform X2, producing the protein MRRLHARKGDTSSKPTDDDMDPVKLQIRPSTRSNLFSRSPKQSTRSSFVILASVTIATALVLCYLLFFTRSSRNSKRYGIVIDGGSTGTRIHVFGYGVDAANYAVFDFGKDGLASLRVNPGLSSFAEDPKAAGGSLKELIEFAKGRVPKQQWGNTEVRLMATAGLRLLDLDVQSRILESCRKVLRSSGFKFQDEWASVITGSDEGLYAWVVANHALGTLGGDPLKTIGIIELGGASAQVTFVSSEPMSPQFAHPVKVGNVTYNLYSHSFLHYGQNVAYESLKEALALGDFSSASEALQNRMIIDPCTPKGYSYKMESSKLSPSSLGEKNEYLSALQSRGNFSECRSAANMMLQKGKDKCLYQPCNIGSTFTPKLQGKFLATENFFHTSKFFGLGPRAFLSNLMIAGQQFCGDDWSKLKKRYQAFDEEALLQYCFSSAYSVALLHDSLGISLDDERIRVANQVGSIPLDWALGAFILQSTSDLDCGLCQSGGSPS
- the LOC133708613 gene encoding probable apyrase 6 isoform X1 — protein: MRRLHARKGDTSSKPTDDDMDPVKLQIRPSTRSNLFSRSPKQSTRSSFVILASVTIATALVLCYLLFFTRSSRNSKRYGIVIDGGSTGTRIHVFGYGVDAANYAVFDFGKDGLASLRVNPGLSSFAEDPKAAGGSLKELIEFAKGRVPKQQWGNTEVRLMATAGLRLLDLDVQSRILESCRKVLRSSGFKFQDEWASVITGSDEGLYAWVVANHALGTLGGDPLKTIGIIELGGASAQVTFVSSEPMSPQFAHPVKVGNVTYNLYSHSFLHYGQNVAYESLKEALALGDFSSASEALQNRMIIDPCTPKGYSYKMESSKLSPSSLGEKNEYLSALQSRGNFSECRSAANMMLQKGKDKCLYQPCNIGSTFTPKLQGKFLATENFFHTSKFFGLGPRAFLSNLMIAGQQFCGDDWSKLKKRYQAFDEEALLQYCFSSAYSVALLHDSLGISLDDERIRVANQVGSIPLDWALGAFILQSTSDLDVGHTDWISAIISDGSPTLLSVIFIFAILLFTVWSLSKWRKPQLKTIYDLEKGRYIVSRISRS